A genomic segment from Streptosporangium roseum DSM 43021 encodes:
- a CDS encoding TetR/AcrR family transcriptional regulator, with protein MASLRQRSGRSGRARDTSDPGTRTRILDAAEELFARGGYEATPTAEIARLAGVPKGLVFHYFPKKIDVLVALIDERTLVEELPEVEAVPGDAAGTLSRLARRLPLRASPAMRRILFREADTHGSVRDRLGRLNGEIIRRARFALELALPTARGDAARLEVAAVTFAAVLLYQENLCQLTGHHIDPDAVAELIAHALG; from the coding sequence GTGGCCAGCCTCAGACAGCGCTCCGGCAGGTCCGGGCGTGCGCGCGACACCTCGGATCCCGGCACGCGCACCCGCATCCTCGACGCCGCTGAAGAGCTGTTCGCCAGGGGCGGCTACGAGGCGACGCCCACGGCGGAGATCGCCCGGCTGGCCGGCGTGCCCAAGGGGCTCGTCTTCCACTACTTCCCCAAGAAGATCGACGTGCTCGTCGCGCTGATCGACGAGCGCACGCTCGTGGAGGAGCTGCCCGAGGTGGAGGCCGTCCCCGGCGACGCCGCGGGGACCCTGTCGCGGCTGGCCCGGCGGCTGCCGCTCAGGGCCTCCCCGGCGATGCGCCGCATCCTGTTCCGCGAGGCGGACACGCACGGCTCGGTCCGTGACCGGCTCGGCCGCCTGAACGGTGAGATCATCCGGCGGGCCCGGTTCGCGCTGGAGCTGGCGCTGCCCACGGCGCGCGGCGACGCCGCCCGGCTGGAGGTGGCCGCGGTCACCTTCGCCGCGGTGCTGCTCTACCAGGAGAACCTCTGCCAGCTCACCGGCCACCACATCGATCCCGACGCGGTCGCCGAGCTGATCGCCCACGCCCTGGGATGA
- a CDS encoding TetR/AcrR family transcriptional regulator, producing MAVSRDQIIALAIQHLNGDPTASMAQLAEATGVSRATLHRHFASREELLVVLGSRALDGWERGQRQAAIEEAAASADPARITTALHELLAGMVDDVQEHGFALTEHVMTKLPGLQERADELEEREIAFYLAAQRAGVLRSDLPVRWISNTVYGLLVAVRESLRRGDVARRDIERTLLETFLRGTA from the coding sequence GTGGCTGTAAGCCGCGACCAGATCATCGCCCTGGCGATACAGCACCTGAACGGGGACCCGACCGCCTCCATGGCCCAGCTCGCCGAGGCCACCGGGGTCAGCCGCGCCACGCTCCACCGGCACTTCGCCAGCAGGGAGGAGCTGCTCGTGGTCCTCGGGAGCAGGGCGCTCGACGGGTGGGAGCGGGGGCAGCGGCAGGCCGCGATCGAGGAGGCCGCCGCCTCCGCCGACCCTGCACGCATCACCACCGCCCTGCACGAGCTGCTCGCCGGCATGGTGGACGACGTGCAGGAGCACGGCTTCGCGCTGACCGAGCACGTCATGACCAAGCTGCCCGGGTTGCAGGAGCGCGCCGACGAGCTGGAGGAGCGCGAGATCGCCTTCTACCTGGCCGCCCAGCGGGCGGGCGTGCTCCGCTCCGACCTGCCGGTCAGGTGGATCAGCAACACCGTGTACGGCCTGCTCGTCGCCGTCCGCGAGAGCCTGCGTCGGGGCGACGTCGCCCGCAGGGACATCGAGCGGACGCTGCTGGAGACCTTTCTCCGGGGGACCGCGTGA
- a CDS encoding MFS transporter — protein MTHAPEPGSTAGAPPHPRRWAGLGVLSASLLLVVMDMTVLNVALPAISADLRPDSVQLLWMVDVYALVLSGLLVTLSALGDRWGRKRMLLTGFAIFGLASVGVLAADSPGEVIAVRALLGIGGAMIMPSTLSMIRSLFTDPRERATALGVWSAMAALGAALGPILGGALLERFSWHAAFLVNVPVMAAAIIAGLLLLPESRNPRPGRWDAVATVLSIVGMVALVWAIKHFGKDGLGDPGALIALAVAAVTLTWFVRRCLDRPDPLLEVRLFGRPSFTAGTVAALTTSIAMAGMMLLVAQWMQLVQGYSPLETGVRLLPAAVGAGLLSPLAPSLAGRLGPRTVLAGGLAVAAAGFLVLPVAPAPLPYPAVAAALLLIGAGMGSLAIASAVIMSGAPPEKAGSAAAIEETSYELGGALGVAVLGSVAAAVYRNELTRAELAAGGVTGQAAEVVRESLGGALEVTGAVGRAGTELARQAQTAFTDSLVVTGAAGGGLMLAAAVVVWLLTPRDMDLSGGH, from the coding sequence GTGACGCACGCCCCGGAGCCGGGATCGACCGCAGGCGCACCCCCGCACCCACGCCGCTGGGCGGGGCTCGGCGTCCTGTCCGCGAGCCTGCTGCTGGTGGTCATGGACATGACCGTCCTCAACGTGGCGCTGCCCGCGATCTCCGCCGACCTGAGGCCGGACTCGGTGCAGCTGCTGTGGATGGTGGACGTCTACGCGCTCGTGCTGTCCGGGCTGCTGGTCACCCTGAGCGCGCTGGGCGACCGGTGGGGCCGCAAGCGGATGCTGCTCACCGGATTCGCGATCTTCGGCCTCGCCTCGGTCGGGGTGCTGGCGGCCGACAGCCCCGGCGAGGTGATCGCGGTACGGGCGCTCCTCGGCATCGGCGGCGCCATGATCATGCCGTCCACGCTGTCGATGATCCGCAGCCTGTTCACCGACCCGAGGGAGCGGGCCACCGCGCTGGGCGTCTGGTCGGCCATGGCCGCGCTCGGCGCCGCGCTGGGGCCGATCCTCGGCGGAGCACTGCTGGAGAGGTTCAGCTGGCACGCCGCGTTCCTGGTGAACGTCCCGGTGATGGCCGCGGCGATCATCGCGGGGCTCCTGCTGCTGCCCGAGTCCCGCAACCCGCGTCCGGGCCGCTGGGACGCGGTGGCCACCGTGCTGTCGATCGTGGGCATGGTCGCCCTGGTGTGGGCGATCAAGCACTTCGGCAAGGACGGGCTCGGCGATCCCGGCGCGCTGATCGCCCTCGCCGTCGCGGCGGTGACGCTCACCTGGTTCGTCCGGCGCTGCCTCGACCGGCCCGATCCGCTGCTGGAGGTCCGCCTGTTCGGCCGTCCCTCCTTCACCGCGGGCACCGTCGCGGCGCTGACCACCTCCATCGCGATGGCCGGAATGATGCTGCTGGTGGCCCAGTGGATGCAGCTGGTGCAGGGCTACTCCCCGCTGGAGACGGGGGTGCGGCTGCTGCCGGCCGCGGTCGGCGCGGGGCTGCTCTCGCCGCTCGCCCCCAGCCTGGCCGGCCGGCTCGGCCCCCGGACGGTGCTGGCCGGAGGTCTCGCCGTCGCCGCGGCCGGGTTCCTCGTGCTTCCCGTCGCACCGGCCCCTCTCCCCTACCCGGCCGTGGCCGCGGCGCTCCTCCTGATCGGCGCCGGCATGGGGTCGCTGGCGATCGCCTCGGCGGTCATCATGTCCGGCGCGCCGCCTGAGAAGGCCGGCAGCGCCGCCGCGATCGAGGAGACCAGCTACGAGCTGGGCGGGGCACTGGGCGTGGCCGTCCTCGGCAGCGTCGCCGCGGCGGTCTACCGCAACGAGCTCACGCGGGCCGAGCTGGCCGCGGGAGGTGTCACCGGCCAGGCCGCCGAGGTGGTCCGCGAGTCGCTGGGCGGGGCGCTGGAGGTGACCGGGGCCGTGGGCCGGGCCGGGACCGAGCTGGCCCGCCAGGCCCAGACCGCCTTCACCGACTCACTGGTGGTGACCGGCGCGGCCGGCGGCGGCCTCATGCTGGCCGCCGCCGTCGTGGTCTGGCTGCTCACACCGCGCGACATGGACCTGTCCGGCGGGCACTGA
- a CDS encoding alpha/beta hydrolase, with the protein MAPGSRLRGFFIGAVIAGGLTVLVVAASIALVVNQRQAASGPVSAPASATASATASARPLETSGDVEVVKERRLGERRMELTLRSTALDDVTTVRLLLPKGWSRDSGRTWPALWLLHGGLDGYQGWSKSDVEEMTENAQVIVVMPDGGKCGSYSDWYNGGDGGPPRWATYHLKELLPLLESRYAANGERAVAGYSMGGQGAMLYAATGSFRAAASFSGAVHTLMPGADVAVFLGTTAGCFGTDWKRIWGDPRGDREVWRAHDPYHLAGRLRGVRLYVAAGDGRQRRGELFGDITEELAGKAARAFAGRLKELGIPVETHFYGGRHNMTYWNRELRRALPMLLDSVGAK; encoded by the coding sequence ATGGCACCCGGTTCACGGCTACGCGGATTCTTCATCGGCGCTGTGATCGCGGGCGGGCTGACCGTCCTCGTCGTGGCCGCCTCGATCGCCCTCGTCGTCAACCAGCGCCAGGCGGCCTCCGGGCCGGTCAGTGCTCCGGCCAGTGCCACGGCCAGTGCCACGGCCTCCGCGCGGCCGCTGGAGACCTCCGGCGACGTGGAGGTGGTCAAGGAGCGGCGGCTCGGCGAGCGCCGGATGGAGCTGACCCTCCGCTCCACAGCTCTCGACGACGTCACCACGGTCCGGCTGCTGCTGCCCAAAGGCTGGTCCAGGGACTCCGGCAGAACCTGGCCGGCGCTCTGGCTGCTCCACGGCGGTCTCGACGGCTACCAGGGATGGTCGAAGTCGGATGTCGAGGAGATGACCGAGAACGCGCAGGTCATCGTGGTGATGCCGGACGGGGGCAAGTGCGGCAGCTACTCCGACTGGTACAACGGCGGCGACGGGGGCCCGCCCCGGTGGGCGACCTACCACCTGAAGGAACTGCTGCCTCTGCTGGAGAGCCGGTACGCCGCGAACGGGGAGCGGGCCGTCGCCGGATACTCCATGGGCGGCCAGGGAGCGATGCTCTACGCCGCGACCGGGAGCTTCAGGGCCGCGGCCTCCTTCAGCGGCGCGGTGCACACCCTCATGCCCGGGGCCGACGTGGCCGTCTTCCTCGGCACCACGGCGGGCTGCTTCGGCACCGACTGGAAGCGCATCTGGGGTGACCCCCGCGGCGACCGCGAGGTCTGGCGGGCCCACGACCCCTACCACCTGGCGGGCCGGCTCCGCGGGGTCCGGCTCTACGTGGCCGCGGGTGACGGCCGGCAGAGGCGGGGCGAGCTGTTCGGCGACATCACCGAGGAGCTGGCCGGCAAGGCAGCCAGGGCCTTCGCCGGCCGGCTCAAGGAGCTCGGCATCCCCGTCGAGACCCACTTCTACGGCGGCCGCCACAACATGACCTACTGGAACAGGGAGCTCCGCCGCGCGCTGCCGATGCTGCTCGACTCCGTCGGGGCGAAGTGA
- a CDS encoding aldo/keto reductase yields the protein MSLSELNLFPLCLGGNVFGWTADRDASFAVLDAYVEAGGNFVDTADVYSDWVPGHSGGESETIIGEWMASRGNRDQIVIATKVGSLASRPGLSAANIRAAAEDSLRRLGTDHIDLYWAHIDDAGTPLEETLGAFDSLISEGKVRNIGASNYGPERLAEALAISDRDGLARYGVLQQSYNLVERDYEGPLRDVVAAEGLTSTPYFGLARGFLTGKYQPGVEVDSPRAGRASAYLETERGPRVLEALDKVAAAHDVAPAAVALAWLAAQPTVAAPIASARNVEQLRPLLAVAGLTLSEDELAMLDVASR from the coding sequence ATGAGCCTTTCTGAGCTGAACCTCTTCCCGCTCTGCCTGGGTGGCAACGTATTCGGCTGGACCGCGGACCGCGACGCCTCGTTCGCCGTCCTGGACGCCTACGTCGAGGCCGGCGGCAACTTCGTCGACACCGCCGACGTCTACTCCGACTGGGTTCCCGGGCATTCCGGCGGGGAGTCGGAGACGATCATCGGGGAGTGGATGGCCTCCCGCGGCAACCGCGACCAGATCGTGATCGCCACCAAGGTCGGCTCGCTGGCAAGCCGTCCCGGGCTGTCGGCGGCCAACATCCGCGCGGCCGCCGAAGACTCGCTGCGGCGCCTGGGGACCGACCACATCGACCTGTACTGGGCGCACATCGACGACGCCGGGACTCCGCTGGAGGAGACCCTCGGCGCGTTCGACTCCCTGATCAGCGAGGGCAAGGTCCGTAACATCGGCGCCTCCAACTACGGTCCCGAGCGGCTGGCCGAGGCGCTGGCGATCTCCGACCGGGACGGCCTGGCCCGCTACGGGGTGCTGCAGCAGTCGTACAACCTGGTGGAGCGCGACTACGAGGGCCCGCTGCGCGATGTGGTGGCCGCCGAGGGGCTGACCAGCACGCCGTACTTCGGACTGGCCCGTGGCTTCCTGACCGGCAAGTACCAGCCCGGGGTCGAGGTGGACAGCCCCCGCGCGGGCCGGGCCTCGGCGTATCTGGAGACCGAGCGCGGCCCCCGTGTGCTGGAGGCCCTGGACAAGGTGGCCGCCGCCCACGACGTCGCCCCGGCGGCCGTCGCGCTCGCCTGGCTGGCCGCCCAGCCCACGGTGGCCGCGCCGATCGCCAGCGCCCGCAACGTCGAACAGCTCAGGCCGCTGCTCGCGGTCGCCGGGCTGACCCTGAGCGAGGACGAGCTGGCGATGCTGGACGTGGCGTCCCGCTGA
- a CDS encoding solute symporter family protein: MSHQTLSTILFLLFVAVTLGITFKASRSNKDAADFYAGGRSFSGAQNGLAIGGDYMSAASFLGIAGIIALSGYDGFLYSIGFLVAWLVALLLVAELMRNSGKFTMADVLAFRMSPRPVRTAAGVSTIVVSIFYLLAQMVGAGALVGLLLGITSPLGKALTIVGVGLLMIVYVVVGGMKGTTWVQIVKAVLLMTGATLITLLVLGKYGFNLSALLGDAAAQSGKGDAFLNAGGKYATEAQGLAGKLDLISLGLALVLGTAGLPHILIRFYTVPTAKEARKSVLWGIGIIGVFYLLTLVLGFGAAALVGGKAILAQDKAGNTAAPMLAEAIGQAIFGDVGGTILLAVIAAVAFATILAVVAGLTLASSSSFAHDLYAHVFKRGNVTDKEEVLVARISAFVIGAVAIGLGILAQGQNVAFLVALAFAVAASGNLPAILYSLFWKRFNTAGAVSAIYGGLVSALILVIFSPVVSGSATALFPDADFAWFPLSNPGLISIPIGFLAGFVGARLSKEYNPAKYAEIEVRSLTGIGAEKAAQH; the protein is encoded by the coding sequence ATGAGCCACCAGACGCTGTCCACGATCCTGTTCCTGCTCTTCGTCGCGGTGACGCTGGGCATCACCTTCAAGGCGAGCCGCAGCAACAAGGACGCCGCCGACTTCTACGCCGGCGGCCGCTCCTTCAGCGGCGCGCAGAACGGCCTGGCGATCGGCGGCGACTACATGTCGGCGGCGAGCTTCCTGGGCATCGCCGGGATCATCGCGCTGTCGGGATACGACGGCTTCCTGTACTCGATCGGCTTCCTGGTCGCCTGGCTGGTGGCGCTGCTGCTGGTCGCCGAGCTGATGCGCAACTCCGGCAAGTTCACCATGGCCGACGTCCTGGCCTTCCGGATGAGCCCGCGGCCGGTCCGCACCGCGGCGGGCGTCTCCACCATCGTCGTGTCGATCTTCTACCTGCTGGCCCAGATGGTCGGCGCGGGCGCGCTGGTCGGCCTGCTGCTCGGCATCACCTCTCCCCTGGGCAAGGCGCTCACCATCGTCGGCGTCGGCCTGCTGATGATCGTCTATGTGGTCGTCGGCGGTATGAAGGGCACCACCTGGGTGCAGATCGTCAAGGCTGTGCTGCTGATGACCGGCGCGACCCTGATCACCCTGCTGGTGCTCGGCAAGTACGGGTTCAACCTCTCGGCCCTGCTCGGCGACGCCGCCGCGCAGAGCGGCAAGGGCGACGCGTTCCTCAACGCCGGTGGGAAGTACGCCACCGAGGCACAGGGCCTGGCCGGCAAGCTCGACCTGATCAGCCTGGGCCTGGCGCTGGTGCTCGGCACCGCGGGCCTGCCGCACATCCTGATCCGCTTCTACACGGTCCCCACCGCCAAGGAGGCCCGAAAGTCGGTTCTCTGGGGCATCGGCATCATCGGCGTCTTCTACCTGCTCACCCTCGTGCTGGGCTTCGGCGCCGCGGCGCTGGTCGGCGGCAAGGCGATCCTGGCGCAGGACAAGGCGGGCAACACCGCGGCGCCGATGCTCGCCGAGGCGATCGGCCAGGCCATCTTCGGCGACGTGGGCGGCACGATCCTGCTGGCCGTCATCGCGGCCGTCGCGTTCGCCACGATCCTGGCGGTGGTCGCCGGTCTGACGCTGGCCTCCTCCTCCAGCTTCGCCCACGACCTCTACGCCCACGTGTTCAAGCGCGGCAACGTCACCGACAAGGAGGAGGTCCTGGTCGCCAGGATCTCCGCCTTCGTCATCGGCGCGGTCGCCATCGGGCTCGGCATCCTCGCGCAGGGGCAGAACGTGGCCTTCCTGGTCGCGCTGGCCTTCGCGGTGGCCGCCTCCGGCAATCTTCCCGCGATCCTCTACAGCCTGTTCTGGAAGAGGTTCAACACCGCCGGCGCGGTCTCGGCCATCTACGGAGGCCTGGTCTCCGCGCTGATCCTGGTGATCTTCTCGCCGGTCGTGTCGGGCAGTGCCACCGCGCTGTTCCCGGACGCCGACTTCGCCTGGTTCCCGCTGAGCAACCCCGGCCTCATCTCGATCCCGATCGGATTCCTGGCCGGATTCGTCGGCGCGCGGCTCAGCAAGGAGTACAACCCGGCCAAGTACGCCGAGATCGAGGTCCGCTCGCTGACCGGCATCGGCGCGGAGAAGGCCGCCCAGCACTGA
- a CDS encoding DUF485 domain-containing protein — MTARQHDSSVYEHIQGEERFQELKRRFRSWAFPMTAAFLAWYLLYVVLSAWARDFMGTKVFGNINVALIFGLLQFVSTFLIAWAYSRYAEKKLDPVADEIRHEAEGTTE, encoded by the coding sequence GTGACCGCCAGACAACATGATTCATCGGTTTACGAACATATCCAGGGCGAGGAGAGGTTCCAGGAGCTGAAGCGGCGCTTCCGGTCCTGGGCGTTCCCGATGACGGCGGCGTTCCTGGCGTGGTACCTGCTCTACGTGGTGTTGTCCGCCTGGGCGCGTGACTTCATGGGCACGAAGGTGTTCGGCAACATCAACGTGGCGCTGATCTTCGGTCTGCTCCAGTTCGTGTCGACCTTCCTGATCGCCTGGGCCTACTCCCGATACGCAGAGAAGAAGCTCGACCCGGTGGCCGACGAGATCCGCCACGAGGCGGAGGGGACGACCGAATGA
- a CDS encoding maleylpyruvate isomerase N-terminal domain-containing protein translates to MTISWPDLVTSAAADGVSVLAKGADQDWSRDAGDLDWTCRQTLDHMALGVVGYAGLLIAQPADRYIALFASLDGQAPIPACLEGIRISATILASAVREAVPEVRAWHPYGHSDGPGFAAMGTLEILVHSRDIALTLGIDWTPPDDLCAPVVERLFPDAPAGHDPARTLLWCTGRVALPGLGRRKEWQWHGDVR, encoded by the coding sequence ATGACCATCTCCTGGCCCGACCTGGTGACCTCGGCAGCCGCCGACGGCGTCTCCGTCCTCGCCAAGGGCGCCGACCAGGACTGGTCCCGCGACGCGGGGGACCTCGACTGGACCTGCCGGCAGACCCTCGACCACATGGCCCTCGGCGTCGTCGGCTACGCGGGACTGCTCATCGCCCAGCCGGCCGACCGCTACATCGCCCTGTTCGCCTCGCTCGACGGCCAGGCCCCGATCCCCGCGTGCCTGGAGGGGATCCGGATCTCGGCGACGATCCTCGCCTCGGCCGTCCGCGAGGCCGTACCGGAGGTCCGCGCCTGGCACCCCTACGGGCACTCCGACGGCCCCGGCTTCGCCGCCATGGGCACGCTGGAGATCCTCGTCCACAGCCGCGACATCGCCCTCACCCTCGGGATCGACTGGACGCCCCCGGACGACCTGTGCGCGCCGGTGGTCGAGCGGCTCTTCCCCGACGCTCCGGCCGGCCACGATCCGGCGCGCACCCTGCTGTGGTGCACGGGCCGCGTCGCCCTGCCCGGCCTCGGCCGCCGGAAGGAATGGCAGTGGCACGGCGACGTCCGCTGA
- the sthA gene encoding Si-specific NAD(P)(+) transhydrogenase, translating into MWDFDVLVLGSGPGGQKAAIAAAKLGKRVAVVEKKHMLGGVCINTGTIPSKTLREAVLYLTGLNQRELYGASYRVKDEITVADLGMRTQHVIGREIQVIRSQLGRNHVTVLQGTGRFLDAHTIGVTGDEERKVTAEKVVIATGTSPARPSSVEFDDKMVIDSDAILHLDRVPETLVVVGAGVIGIEYASMFAALGTKVTVVERRERMLEFCDLEIVEALKYHLRDLAVTFRFGESVAAVERRPRGALTVLESGKKIPADCVMYSAGRQGKTAELCLAAAGLAADDRGRIEVDENYATPVPHIYAVGDVIGFPALAATSMEQGRLAAQHACGEPVTEMHELSPIGIYTIPEISFVGKTEDELTRDKIPFEVGISRYRELARGQIIGDSYGMLKLLVSSEDRRLLGVHVFGTGATELVHIGQTVMGCGGTVDYLVNAVFNYPTLAESYKVAALDAMNKMRVIARLTAEL; encoded by the coding sequence ATGTGGGACTTCGATGTTCTCGTCCTGGGTTCCGGGCCGGGCGGGCAGAAGGCGGCGATCGCCGCGGCGAAACTCGGCAAGCGGGTCGCGGTGGTGGAGAAGAAACACATGCTCGGGGGCGTGTGCATCAACACCGGGACGATCCCGTCGAAGACGCTTCGGGAGGCGGTCCTCTATCTGACGGGGCTCAATCAGCGGGAGCTGTACGGAGCGAGTTACCGGGTGAAGGACGAGATCACGGTCGCGGATCTCGGGATGCGGACGCAGCATGTGATCGGCCGGGAGATCCAGGTGATCCGGAGCCAGCTGGGCCGCAACCATGTGACCGTCTTACAGGGGACCGGACGGTTCCTGGACGCTCACACCATCGGGGTCACCGGGGACGAGGAGAGGAAGGTCACGGCGGAGAAGGTCGTGATCGCCACGGGGACGTCGCCGGCCCGTCCGTCCAGCGTGGAGTTCGACGACAAGATGGTCATCGACTCGGACGCGATCTTGCATCTCGACCGGGTGCCCGAGACCCTCGTCGTCGTCGGAGCCGGGGTCATCGGCATCGAGTACGCCTCGATGTTCGCAGCGCTCGGCACCAAGGTGACCGTGGTGGAGCGTCGTGAGCGGATGCTGGAGTTCTGCGACCTGGAGATCGTGGAGGCGCTCAAATACCACCTGCGGGACCTGGCCGTGACGTTCCGGTTCGGTGAGAGCGTCGCCGCGGTCGAGCGACGGCCCCGCGGGGCCCTGACCGTCCTGGAGAGCGGCAAGAAGATTCCCGCCGACTGCGTCATGTACTCGGCGGGCCGGCAGGGGAAGACGGCCGAGCTCTGCCTGGCGGCGGCCGGGCTCGCCGCCGACGACCGGGGGCGGATCGAGGTGGACGAGAACTACGCCACACCCGTCCCGCACATCTACGCGGTCGGTGACGTGATCGGCTTCCCGGCGCTGGCGGCCACCTCGATGGAGCAGGGCCGGCTGGCCGCTCAGCACGCGTGCGGCGAACCGGTCACGGAGATGCACGAGCTGTCGCCGATCGGGATCTACACCATCCCGGAGATCAGCTTCGTCGGGAAGACGGAGGACGAGCTGACCCGTGACAAGATCCCGTTCGAGGTGGGTATCTCGCGCTACCGCGAGCTGGCCAGGGGGCAGATCATCGGTGACTCGTACGGGATGCTCAAGCTGCTCGTCTCCTCCGAGGACCGGCGCCTGCTCGGCGTCCACGTGTTCGGCACGGGGGCCACCGAGCTCGTCCACATCGGACAGACCGTCATGGGGTGCGGCGGGACGGTCGACTACCTGGTCAACGCCGTGTTCAACTACCCGACGCTGGCGGAGTCGTACAAGGTCGCCGCCCTGGACGCCATGAACAAGATGCGGGTGATCGCCCGGCTGACGGCCGAACTGTGA
- a CDS encoding MFS transporter, producing the protein MRAVLRERGFRLIYLGMAVSLLGDASLLLIPAILAKKLTGSDGAAGLTLFFFTLPLCLSPLFGYVIDRVDRRRFLIAACLLSAAALTPLTAVTGGDTLWLLYPVSAAMGCSYAAISGALSGLLKSVLPEDLLAEANGALQTTRQGLRLVGPLLGVAVYTSSGIGAVVLLDAGTFVIAAAAFAALPKPAPVPAAPRGRWREEFSAGARHLAADPFLRRAAGAFCLMFALAGATESLIFAVIDHGLGRAPEFTALTSTAMGVGAIIGGLCGATVIRCRGELFAIGTGIALYGVAVLLWTVPAEPAVLGAMTMAGAGLTLAGVARMTLVQRRSPGHLVGRVSTAFEAMAGATQLLSLVAGAALVSLVDYRLLLAVVGLTICCAAAHALRGRTPAEHPRPG; encoded by the coding sequence ATGCGGGCGGTCCTGCGCGAACGCGGGTTCCGGCTCATCTATCTCGGGATGGCCGTCAGCCTGCTGGGTGACGCCTCGCTGCTGCTGATCCCGGCGATCCTGGCCAAGAAACTCACCGGCTCGGACGGCGCCGCAGGGCTGACCCTGTTCTTCTTCACGCTGCCGCTGTGCCTGTCGCCCCTCTTCGGCTACGTGATCGACCGCGTCGACCGCAGGAGGTTCCTCATCGCCGCGTGCCTGCTCTCGGCGGCGGCGCTGACCCCGCTGACCGCGGTGACCGGCGGGGACACCCTCTGGCTGCTCTACCCGGTGTCGGCGGCCATGGGCTGCTCGTACGCGGCAATCTCCGGGGCCCTCAGCGGCCTGCTGAAGAGCGTCCTGCCCGAGGATCTCCTCGCCGAGGCCAACGGCGCCCTGCAGACCACCCGGCAGGGACTGCGCCTGGTCGGGCCGCTGCTGGGGGTGGCCGTCTACACGAGCTCCGGCATCGGCGCCGTCGTCCTGCTCGACGCCGGCACCTTCGTCATCGCCGCGGCGGCCTTTGCGGCCCTGCCGAAACCGGCCCCCGTCCCGGCCGCGCCACGCGGCCGCTGGCGCGAGGAGTTCTCGGCCGGAGCCCGCCACCTGGCCGCCGACCCGTTCCTGCGCCGCGCCGCCGGGGCGTTCTGCCTGATGTTCGCGCTGGCCGGGGCGACCGAGTCGCTGATCTTCGCGGTCATCGACCACGGCCTCGGCAGGGCTCCGGAGTTCACCGCCCTCACCTCCACCGCGATGGGCGTGGGGGCGATCATCGGCGGCCTGTGCGGGGCCACGGTGATCAGGTGCCGGGGCGAGCTGTTCGCGATCGGTACGGGCATCGCCCTGTACGGCGTGGCGGTCCTGCTGTGGACGGTCCCCGCCGAGCCGGCCGTGCTGGGCGCGATGACGATGGCGGGCGCCGGCCTGACCCTCGCGGGCGTGGCCCGGATGACCCTCGTGCAACGCCGTAGCCCCGGCCACCTCGTCGGCCGGGTCTCCACCGCCTTCGAGGCCATGGCCGGAGCCACCCAGCTGCTGTCCCTGGTCGCGGGCGCGGCGCTGGTGTCGCTCGTCGACTACCGCCTCCTGCTGGCCGTGGTCGGGCTGACCATCTGCTGCGCGGCGGCCCACGCGCTCCGGGGCCGGACACCGGCGGAACACCCCAGACCTGGTTGA